The following DNA comes from Salmo trutta chromosome 15, fSalTru1.1, whole genome shotgun sequence.
AGGGGCATCCGGTCAGTGAAGGCTTCAACATACAAGCAATGTAAATCTCATGTAATGTCTCCTCTCGTCTCAGGATCTCGTCTGCGTCAGGATGACTCCCCTCCTCGGATCGTGGAGCACCCCTCTGACCTCATCGTGTCCAAGGGGGAGCCGGCCACCCTCAACTGCAAGGCGGAGGGGCGTCCCGCCCCCACGGTGGAGTGGTACAAGGATGGGGAGCGGGTGGAGACAGACCGGGACAACCCCCGTTCCCACCGCATGCTGCTGCCCAGCGGCTCCCTCTTCTTCCTACGCATCGTCCATGGCCGACGCAGCAAGCCAGACGACGGCAGCTACGTGTGTGTGGCCCGTAACTACCTGGGCCAGGCCGTTAGCCACAACGCCTCACTGGAAGTAGCCAGTAagtaatgctctctctctctctgggtggtgGTGGGTTAAAACCACCTCGGGGCTGGGCTGGTGTATGACCTTAGTCTCAAGAGACTACGTGGGGATGCTGAAGACATCTATTTGCTTTATTTCAAAGGATGTGCATGGAACATGTACATGTAAATGATGTATATCATTTCTTTATTACACTGTGGTCAGTGTTGTTAATAATTACAGAAAGCAGTCATTCATTAGATGTCTGAGCAGTACTGTGGTTCCTGCCAGGCTGGGACGATCACTAAAAGGAGAATATCCAATGTCTCCAACCACAGCACCAAACCAGCCCAGTCAAGAGCCATGGACCAGAATAGACTGTGAAGTCATGGACTCATGGTGATGAcaagtctggtctctctctctctctctctctctttctctctctctctctctgaacagcATCTGTCAGCTCAATGATACTACTGGCCCCTTACTGGACCGTTGGAACTATCTGCAGAGCATGGCAGCCTGTTTATgctttttgtcattgttgtttaTTTTCTAAACCCTAGTGGAAGGTCAACCAAGGTAAAATGCTAGCTTGCGCTATACAAGAGTATGTGGGACAGAATGGgtccgccgagtgctgaagcgcataaaaatcgtctgtcctcggtttgcaacactcactacgatgttacaaactgcctctggatgcaacgtcagcacaataactgttcgtcgggagcttgatgaaatgggttttcatggttgagcagccgcacacattCCTAAGATCACCAGGCGCAATGCCATGCGTTGGTTGGAgttgtaaagctcaccaccattggactctggagtgaggaatcacgcttcaccatctggtagtctgatggacgaatctgggtttggcggatttgaggagaacgctacttgccccaatgcatagtgccaactgtaaagttcggtggagggtgaataatggtctggggttgtttgtcatggttcgggctaggccccttagttccagtgaaaggaaatattaacgctacagcatacaattacattctagacaattctgtgtttgcaactttgtggcaacagtttacagaaggccatttcctgtatcagcatgacaatgcccatgCACAAAGCGAAATACATAcacaaatggtttgtcgagatcggtgtggaggaacttgactggcctgcacacagccctgacctcaatcccatctatcacatttgggatgaattggaacgccgactgcgagccaggcctaattgctcaACAtgagtgtccgacctcactaattctcttatgactgaatggaagcaactcCCTGCAGcaaagttccaacatctagtggaaagccttcccagagagtggaggctgttatagcagcaaatggggggatcaactccatattaatgcccatgattttggaatgagatgtttgacgagcaggtgtccacatacttttggttaggAAGTGTATCGTCTGTCCATAGTAAATGTGAAATATGGTCTAACTAGCAGTTTTTGGGCTATAAAAGGATTTTCAATACAGTTTGATCCTCTGTCCTGTTCAAAACACCCTGTTAAACCCtagggagagagagcagtaaTCCTCCTGAGTGTATTTGTCCCGCCTTTTGCTATCACGGAAACAGCCTTATTACCAACTCCATTTTCAACATTGAAATAACAGCTccattttgtatttttctctATTAGTCCTTGCTAATGGGCCTGCAGTGGTAATCCTTGTTTCAACAAGTGCTGGTTGTCTGACAGGTAGGGAGGGCAGAGTCAGTCCCAGGGTTTAGCATGGCTTTTCTGGAGCTAGAAACACGGAAGGAGCAACTCCAACCCTCACTACCGTGTAAGTTATTGATGATGCATGCTGTGATAAACTATTTCCCAAGTTGGGATTAATAAAGTAATACTCTACTCTCTACCTTTAAGGCCTTTGTAGAACAGGAGAGTTTCACACGTCAGGGCAGGAATAACCATACATATACCTCTCTCTATGTTTTATATTCTAGCTGCCTGGGTTGATGTAGTGCTGTAACACTGTTTTATTCATATGTCATCGTACAATGCTTTATAATCGGTGCAGTATTTGGAAGGGGCCTGGTCTAGCTGTTGTTCAGTGTTTCCAGACAGTGTAGTTCAGGACTCGTTTATGCTTAGTTTGTTGATGCACCAGCTTGTTTCGTGGTAAGTCTGCCAGACCAATTGTACTCTGAGAGAGTTCTCTTACAGGTTTATCTGCCTCTTATTCTAAACTTGACCAATGAACCAAACTTCTTTTGTGCAGCTGAAAAAACACATTGTACAGTGAATGTGTCACAGCCATGTGAAGACAAACAACAAACTGGATGTGAGATAAGGTTCTCTGTTTGGTCTTGGGTGTTTTATTTCACCAGAATATGTTTCTATCACTCGCACATGAACTCTCTCACACACGGGTGCTTATAAACATGGGCACCGACACACAACCACACTCCTACGCATTGCAAATTCACACTGTCTAATGCACGCGGCTTCACACAGGTCTAATCACGCACATTCACACTATGTCATGTCCTTGCCCTCCTGTTGAGTAGAAGGAATGTGTTTTTCATCAAAGCTGATTTAGCACAACCAGAGCTTAATAGAAAACATCAGTGAATCAAATTACACATTACACATATAATTGACTGATCTTTGCACCCCCCATCCCCTCACCCCCCAGGTCCCCCTCACCCCCCGCGTCCCCTCACCCCCGTCCCCTCACACTCCGTCCCCTCACCCCCCGTCCCTCACCCCCGTCCCCCTTCACACCCCGTTTCCCCTCACCCCCCGTCCCCTCACCCCCCCGTCCCCTCGTCCCCCGGGACCTATGTCcctgccccccacccccccacaacACTCATCTTCTCTTAGCCTACACCTCTAACCTGAAGCCTTAATAGAGCCTGCACcctactcctctgtctctctcttctaacCCTTTGCCAAGTTCCACTGAAGATACTTTGTTTACTTGCCAGACTATTTGTCTTTCATTAACTTTATTACAAGGAGCTTCCCTTGCTTCTCTTCAGTCAGTCACCTGATGTATTTAGCTCTCTGCTTGCTGTGTGGTCCTCTCACAGTCAACGGGAAAAGGCTAGTGATCTCAGGAGAACAccgctaccccccccccctctcttccttctAATATTCTTCCACCCATCCCGGTTTTACCATTTTATCTGTTTTGTACAGTTTGTGTAAACCACTCTTCTCAGTAGTGGGTATACTCAGTTGCAGGGTGAGGTAATTTAAGTTATGCTCACATGCGTGTCTCAGCATGTGTCCGGGGCCTCTCAGGGTTGAGCATGTCCTCGCTGTCCCAGAACCACCTCATATCCATAACCACACAGTCTTCCACCACCTGAGTCTTAGTGAGGGGTCAAGGGTAGGTTGGGACTGTCAGAGAGCTCAGGGGTACAGTTTTTGAGATGTGACAAATGCATCATTTTAATGTTTGCTTCAGATACCTGTAGTAAAATAATACTCCAAAAAGGTTGGTGAACTTTTACTTATACGACCCCACCTACTGTACCATCCATAAtagatgtgtttatgtgtgtttgagTATTCTCGTAGTGCTGTAGTTTAGAACTAAGGGTTCCTGTGAACCTAACTTGATGCCAGTGTATGTTTGCTGCAGTCTGCCCAGTGTGAGGGATAAGCCTGTGGTGCTGCCCATTAGGCACGCTTTCACCCCATTGTCCCCCCGTGAGGACTCAGTCTGCCTGCACGGCCAAAATACACATCAACCAATGTTTGGTGAATCTataagggaggggaggggtggtggaggtgaCAAAAGCACTGGTTCTGGCAGTAGGCAGGAAAGACAACagggacagagggaagagagggaagcaCTCAAAGCAGTGTCCCTCTACTTCCTGCTGACAGGGATTAACGACAGTGGGCATGCCCTCACACTCTGTCCCTGCCACAGTTACACTTTGTATCCATCTATCATCCAGCTACAGTACTTCATGTGTCCACTCCACTGACTCACTCTAAGGAGATCTACTGTGCTGCCTAACAGCAAACCTTTCGTTCATTCGTTcgttcttctttctttctttctttctttcccagtgggtcagaagtttacatacactcaattagtatttggtagcattgcctttaaattgtttaacttgggtcaaatgtttcggctagccttccacaagcttccacaataagttgggtgaattttggcccattcctcctgacagagctggtgtaactgagtcaggtttgtaggcctccttgctcgcatacgctttttcagttctgcccacacattttctataggattgaggggctttgtgatggccactccaataccttgactttgttgtccttaagccattttaccacaactttggaagtatgcttggggtcattgtccatttggaagacccatttacgacccatctttaacttcctgactgatgtcttgagatgttgcttcaatatatccacataattttcctgcctcatgatgccatctatttgtgaagcgcaccagttcctcctgcagcaaagcacccccacaacatgatgctgccacctctgtgcttcatggttgggatggtattcttcggcttgcaagcgtccccctttttcctccaaacataacgatggtcattatggccaaacagttatatttttgtttcatcagaccagaggacatttctccaagaagtacaatctttgtccccatgtgcagttgcaaactgtagcctggcttttttatggcggttttggagcagtacttttgtacctgtttcctccagcatcttcacaaggtcctttgctgttgttctgggattgatttgcactttttgcaccatagtaagttcatctctaggagacagaacgcgtctccttcctgagcggtatgatgcgtggtcccatggtgtttatacttgcgtactattgtttgtacagatgaacgtggtaccttcaggcatttggaaattgctcccaaggatgaatcagacttgtggaggtctacaattatttttcttaggtcttggatgatttcttttgattttcccatgatgtaaagcaaagaggcacagagtttgaaggtaggccttgaaatacatccacaggtacacctccaattgactcaaatgatgtcaattagcctatcagaagcttctacagccatgacatcatttctggaattttccaagctgtttaaaggcacagtcaacttagtgtatgcaaacttctgacccactggaattgtgatacagtgaattataagtgaaataatctgtctgtaaacaattgttggaaaagttacttgtgtcatgcacaaagtagatgtcctaacagacttgccagaactatagtttgttaataagaaatttgtggagtggttgaaaaacaagttttaatgactccaaacaaagtgtgtgtaaacttctgacttcaactgtatatatatacacacacacacagcagtaccagtcaaaagtttggacacacctactcattctatcagaactcaggattagacccagatgcagacagctagcacagatgtttattgacccaGACAGGgagcaggcaaaagacaggtcaaaggcaggcagaggtccgtaatccagggcagagtcaataaggtacagaacagcaggcaggctcggggtcagggcaggcagaatggtcagaaccggggaaacagaacttgagaacgcAGGGAAATGGGAAAATACGCTGACAAGACGAaatggcaacagacagacagagaacacaggtataactacactggggataatgaggaagatgggcgatacctggaggggggtggagacaagcacaaagacaggtgaaacagatcagggtgtgacacattcaaggggtttttctttatttttacattgtagaataatatgtgaagatatcaaaacaatgaaataacacatatggaatcatgcaataAGCAAAagaatgttaaacaaatcaaaatatatttataatttaaattcatcaaagtagcaaccctttgacttgatgacagcacCTGTAatgcctttccaacagtcttgaaggagttcccacatatgcttagcacttgttggcagcttttTCTTCacatccaactcatcccaaaccatctcaattgggttcaggtcgggtaattgtggaggccaggtcatctgatgcagcactcaatcactctccttcttggtcaaatagccctaatacagcctggaggtgtgttttgggtcattgtcctgttgaaaaacaaatgatagtcccactaagcacaaaccagatgggatggcgtatcgctgcagactactgtggtagccatgctggttaactgtgccttgaattctaaatacatcactgacagtgtcaccagcaacgtACCATCACACCTTTTCCTagatgcttcacggtgggaaccacagatgtggagataatccgttcacctactctgcgtctcacaaagacacggcggttagaaccaaaaatctcaaatttggactcatcaatccaaaggacagattttcatcagtctaatgtctattgctcgtgtttcttggccgaagcaaatcttttcttcttattggtgtcctttagtagtggtttcttttcagcaatttgaccatgaaggcctgattcacacagtctcctctgaacagttgatgttgagatgtgtctgttacttgaactctgtgaagcgcaATCTGAGGGCCAGTTAATTGCTGATTTGtgtgaggctggtaactctcatgaacttatcctctgcagcagaggtaactctgggtctttctttcctgtgtcctcatgagagccagtttcatcatagctcatGGTGGTTTTTGCAAccgcacttaaagaaactttcttGAAACTTTCCgtattgaccttcatgtcttgaggtaatgatggactgtcgttctctttgcttatttgagctgttcttgccataatatggacttggtcttttaccaaatagggctatcttttgtatgcCACCCtacttgtcacaacaaaactgattgggtcaaacgcattaaaataacatcaaatatatcagaaatacagtgtagacattgttaaagttgtaaatgactattgtagctgaaacggcagatttttaatgcaATATCTACATAGTCAtagagaggcccattatcagcaaccatcactcctgtgtttcaatggcacgttgtgttagctaatccaagttcatgattttaaaaggctaattgatcattagaaaacccttttgcaattatgttagtacagttgaaaactgttgttctgaataaagaagcaataaaactggccttctttagactagttgagtacctggagcatcagcatgtgtgggttcgattacagactcaacatggatagaaacaaataactttcttctgaaacttgtcagtctattcttgttctgagaaattaaggctattccatgcgagaaattgcaaagaaactgaagatctggtccaacgctgtgtactactcccttcacagaacagctcaaactggctctaaccagagtagaaagaggagtgggaggccctggtgaacaactgagcaagaggacaagtacattagagtgtctagtttgagaaaaagacgcctcacaagtcctcaactggcagttttattaaatagtacccacaaaacaccattctcaacgtcaacagtgaagaggcgactccgggatactggccttctacgcctatgtagatattccattaaaaaatcagccgtttccagctacaatagtcatgaacaacattaacaatgtcttcactgtatttctgatcaatttggtgttattttaatggacaaaaaaatgtgcttttctttcaaaaacaaggaaatgtctaagtgaccccaaacctttgaacggtagtgtatatataatattctatttgttgcaagaattttgtataatcatttaaattgaaaaagtTATATCATAGCAGCCACAATCTTTTTGCTATATTAAAGCTGATCAACGCCCGTGACATTACATTcttcttgtctgctaaatgaactagtgtatcccacagccatatggtatagccagatcagggcctcacataaggacaactcagagtatgctattctgttcttctgtaaTTGACTACATTTTTCATATCGTGTTTCTTTAgatctgtctaaaataaataatgtgatggtgtaggctatacattttgtgatggtgtaggctatactAAATTGATTAATTCaaattttttaaatgtagatgttccaaagttctgcatcagtggcttgttggCTATGCATGGAAGCCAGGGGATGCTAcaatgtttatgttaattaagggtcaattaccgtgagaccggcagttatttgcttgataATCACCAGCTGATAatatttcatgaccgccacagccctatccCCGAGGGGTAGCTCAGACACAGAGCAGGCAGAGGGGATTATGGGTAATGGTAACAGGGATGGAgagtggaggatggagggagatgtGAGGTGACCAGTGATGATGTGTGTTGGTCAGAAGTCTGACCTGCTCAGAGATAATGCCTTTCATTGCTCTGGCCTTTTCCCCCATTTTCCACTGGCTGACTTTAGAGAAGGCAAAGTCACCGTCTTTTGATCACATCTTCAAATGAGTCATGTTAATGTATGAGCTCATGGTGTGGATGAAAGAGCTCTCTGTAGAATAGCCCAGCGGGAGTGGCTCTTTGTGTTAGTGCCTACTCCCTACTGCTGCTGCTCCCCCATACTGGGGAGAGAGACTCCTATAGGGTTACAGTACAGAGCATCAAAAACACGTTGTCTGTGTGTGCATTGTGTGCATGGTGACACTAACAGCATTGGAAATGTGTAAGCAT
Coding sequences within:
- the LOC115148314 gene encoding roundabout homolog 1-like: MRTMRVMGSVVTALLVAMLFGIIQSELQEGALIPDTDTQDKASENAAPTPSSEHEDDNSLGYTGSRLRQDDSPPRIVEHPSDLIVSKGEPATLNCKAEGRPAPTVEWYKDGERVETDRDNPRSHRMLLPSGSLFFLRIVHGRRSKPDDGSYVCVARNYLGQAVSHNASLEVASPPHPPRPLTPVPSHSVPSPPVPHPRPPSHPVSPHPPSPHPPVPSSPGTYVPAPHPPTTLIFS